Proteins from a genomic interval of Plasmodium reichenowi strain SY57 chromosome 11, whole genome shotgun sequence:
- a CDS encoding hypothetical protein (conserved Plasmodium protein, unknown function), translated as MNNNNNNKYNNDIHNSINKNGSTNINNNMNMPNNIMSNIANNRGSIQSNINNIPRPMNNINNVHSNINIPSSRNISSNINMANSRSVSSNMNMTNNVGINNNMNITNNVNRTSSINVPNNMGRTSNINLSNNMSRTNNLNMNNNINSANNMNMPKNMNASNNNMNISSNVNRTSNMNIPNNMNISNNMNISSNVNRTSNMNIPNNMNMPNNMNIPNNMNMPNNMNIPNNMNMPNNMNIPNNINMPNNINMSNNINITKNRSNSILNNNVNNIPNNISSISANIKPRNMSSNIKHNLNNFNNNMVKDINVKSSIKMSNDLSNSNIHKNSIINNNNNNNNNNNISNNSARESVMSNINYNYNNINYNNIMKNNIDINKKLNNDKNSNIDNAEKINKKISNKMIIKNSMNKNSFMNTDQNNVNMYYMNDMKNTENNIYLTNSNNNTMNKVNNIKDNSNTLQQFKENEYMENMYKREKIINDKENVYMPNKGQSNINQRNNTSVINNKHNINNMRNMNNTNNVNNISSMNSTNNVNKMSNMNNMNNLNNVSNMNNMNNMNSINNMNSINNMNSINNMNSINNMNNMKNMNSINNMNSINNMNSINNMNNGINVNNSNVNNSYQVDKTVFKTINLNNINNKNRNQIYKFNNNDSNNFIMDNNINSKSNELYYNNNNNNMNNNNMNNNNNNINNMNKNINLLYNEDGNYKSHNNNSGDNDINNNKQLFMKPFHNNIENSNDFKSNNEEINIRYNSNMLGINNANNNVMLKAPANMKSTMHKVGVKKQKLKNNDTTTNNNINNNLTNIENTDNMYQLQLNKEKLNMNSTFNFMNEMDIFNDPSQNENKQSDYTSVRKYSTNNKIAKNNDQPNSKQPRGSKIEKIDKMNKTNLEINNNMGNAMSVNNDMLYEEIKKNNTTSFDNGISNNRIPFFNGTIPLDKNSSLHNNMKININKNSNISNSFDNSLDTDLQDDFEKLKARIEQEFEEKKKKKKKKREKKEDKKENKKEDKKDDKKDDKKDDKKEDKKDDKKEDKKEDRKEDKKDDKKEDKKEDKKEDKKEDKNKSDIQIKDDKNEVSILDDNIKDKETNLEKNNDILNLKKNDDQNILNNNSIHISKTENNNNDIKTNLETQINITEDCPIFKNDDKIIDNLNSNNLKSNTISENSKNEILHNAKSDETKDNNNNNNNNNIDNLNNHFGSNINMNVQKDNLVTPKIKMHYSEQPYNMMNRESLENLGCDKKLIALTKIFGNVMDDSDNNMTEKEPVQKLKLFDLDTYKNMSLDTMLNNLNLDKDVLNILKDKINNINRNINVTICSTPMEKQIDKIEKEDINAPNLINCFSEFINWCDNNLIQIKLQLYNIAFCLLLEIYILLLTINYEYIENFKNQYLKKFSAYEPVTKFLLTCVSLTQIFEISLIRFKKKNSKHIVHMTKLGKKSLLQYLSVYEGIPLYNIITTKIKIIEIDDTKRNFNFFYAFVSSNFFYNVKLTFPVQWNLPSIYLTNDEIVEDENKKSLTEKEQNNYVPNENNDAYYYYKHILKTQATNRLRVTKKNIPSILYYCLNNCNDLTCAELSGYDGSLIATAHSNNIIKLWNLKKSEMNKVMNEKIDIDEINEYMDDVRKHESYINGKKSIPLELDEYNNKGVSKLYGNTFNVSSLSFGETDKILLSGNLNGDIYLYSTISNKNYVKYVGGHTPIWSIDTPFLGYFFSTAEDDGNLRIYSTNKTYPFITYKYNCPVNVCKYHYNNTLVACGYYDNYVHLYDVRINSFIKRFKNNYPSNHGVTSLSFSKNGRFLSYAGGYTNNLNLIDLAMDKFIEVEQKENIGININSFDEFKYADNIRKSIDGYLENDLMNIDERKNVSEIKKDDFSFYEDKILNIDFSYDNNLLVTASCNNIIDFYNCSKASQEIKSTMDKKRIKLNNTKDKNRYVKLSKSFGVHYSNLISAKFTPENALLLFGINTLI; from the exons atgaataataataataacaataaatataataatgatattcATAACAGTATTAACAAAAATGGAAGTACAAAcataaataacaatatgaatatgCCCAATAATATCATGAGTAATATTGCAAATAATCGAGGTAGTATACAAAgcaatattaataatataccGAGACctatgaataatattaataatgtacatagtaatataaatataccAAGCAGTAGAAATATATCaagtaatataaatatggCAAATAGTAGAAGTGTATCAAGTAATATGAATATGACAAATAATGTGggtattaataataatatgaatattacTAATAATGTTAATAGGACAAGTAGTATAAATGTTCCAAATAATATGGGCAGAACAAGTAACATTAAtttatcaaataatatgaGTAGAACAAATAACCTgaatatgaacaataatataaatagtgctaataatatgaatatgccaaaaaatatgaatgcatcaaataataatatgaatatatcAAGTAATGTGAACAGAACAAGTAATATGAATATTccaaataatatgaatatatcaaataatatgaatatatcAAGTAATGTGAACAGAACAAGTAATATGAATATTccaaataatatgaatatgccaaataatatgaatattccaaataatatgaatatgccaaataatatgaatattccaaataatatgaatatgccaaataatatgaatattccaaataatataaatatgccaaataatataaatatgtcaaataatataaatataacaaaaaatagAAGTAATAgcatattaaataataatgtaaataatattccAAACAATATAAGTAGCATATCTGCAAATATTAAACCACGAAATATGTCAAGTAATATTAAACATAATTTAAacaattttaataataatatggtCAAAGATATTAATGTAAAGAGCTCAATAAAAATGAGTAATGATCTAagtaatagtaatatacataaaaatagtataataaacaacaacaataataataataataataataatattagtaATAATAGCGCAAGAGAGAGTGTTATGAGTAATATTAactataattataataatataaattataataatattatgaaaaataatatagacattaacaaaaaattaaataatgacAAGAACAGTAATATAGATAATGctgaaaaaataaataaaaagataagTAACAAAATGATTATCAAAAATAGTATGAACAAAAATAGTTTTATGAATACAGATCAGAACAATGTcaatatgtattatatgaatgatatgaaaaatacagagaataatatatacctAACAAacagtaataataatactatGAACAAAgtgaataatataaaagacAATTCTAATACTTTACAACAATTTAAGGAAAATGAATACATGGAAAACATGTATAAGagagaaaaaattataaatgataaagaaaatgtgTATATGCCAAATAAAGGACAAAGTAATATTAATCAAAGAAATAATACTAGtgttataaataataaacataatataaataatatgagaaatatgaataatacgaataatgtgaataatatatctagTATGAATAGTACGAACAATGTGAATAAAATGTctaatatgaataatatgaataatttgaataatgtatctaatatgaataatatgaataatatgaatagtataaataatatgaatagtataaataatatgaatagtataaataatatgaatagtataaataatatgaataatatgaaaaatatgaatagtataaataatatgaatagtataaataatatgaatagtataaataatatgaataatgggattaatgtaaataattcCAATGTTAATAATTCCTATCAAGTAGATAAGACTGTGTTTAAAActataaatttaaataatataaacaataaaaatagaaaccaaatatataaattcaataataatgatagcaataatttcattatggataataatataaattcaaaatcgaatgaattatattacaacaacaataataataatatgaataataataatatgaataataataataataatataaataatatgaataaaaatatcaatttattatataacgAAGACGGAAATTATAAATCACATAATAACAATAGTGGagataatgatataaataataataaacaattATTTATGAAACCCTTTCACAACAATATAGAAAACAGTAATGACTTTAAAAGTAACAATGaagaaattaatataagatataatagtaatatgCTTGGTATTAATAATGCTAACAATAATGTAATGCTGAAAGCACCTGCAAACATGAAATCCACAATGCATAAAGTGGGAGTCAAAAAACAAAAGCtcaaaaataatgatacaacgacaaataataatattaataataatttaacaAATATCGAAAATACAGATAATATGTATCAACTAcaattaaataaagaaaaactaaatatgaacagtacttttaattttatgaatGAAATGGATATTTTTAATGATCCTTCTCAAAACGAAAATAAACAATCAGATTATACATCTGTAAGAAAGTATAGCACAAATAATAAGATAGCAAAAAATAACGATCAGCCAAATTCTAAACAACCTAGAGGAAGtaaaattgaaaaaatagaTAAAATGAATAAGACCAATttagaaataaataataatatgggTAATGCAATGTCTgttaataatgatatgctatatgaagaaataaaaaaaaataatacaacTTCATTTGATAATGGAATAAGTAATAATCGCATACCTTTCTTTAATGGAACTATTCCTTTAGATAAGAATAGTAGTctacataataatatgaaaataaacattaataaaaattcaaatatatCTAATAGTTTTGATAATTCATTGGATACGGATTTACAAGATGATTTTGAAAAACTCAAGGCACGCATTGAACAAGAATTtgaagagaaaaaaaagaaaaaaaagaaaaaacgAGAAAAGAAAGAAGACAAAAAGGAAAACAAAAAGGAAGACAAAAAGGACGATAAAAAGGACGATAAAAAGGACGATAAAAAAGAGGATAAAAAGGACGATAAAAAGGAAGATAAAAAGGAAGATAGAAAAGAGGATAAAAAGGACGATAAAAAGGAGGACAAAAAGGAGGACAAAAAGGAGGACAAAAAGGAGGACAAAAACAAATCAGATATACAAATTaaagatgataaaaatgaagtTTCTATATtagatgataatataaaagacAAAGAGACAAATttggaaaaaaataatgatatattaaatttaaaaaaaaatgatgatcaaaatatattaaataataacagTATTCATATATCTAAAacagaaaataataataatgatataaaaacaaatttagaaacacaaataaatataacagAGGATTGTCctatttttaaaaatgatgataaaattaTTGATAATCTTAATTCAAACAATTTAAAAAGTAACACCATTTCTGAAAATagtaaaaatgaaatattacataatgCAAAAAGTGATGAAAcaaaagataataataataataataataataataatatagataacTTGAATAACCATTTTGGtagtaatattaatatgaatgTGCAGAAAGATAATTTAGTTACTCCAAAAATCAAAATGCATTATTCTGAACAACCATATAATATGATGAACAGAGAATCACTTGAAAACTTAGGATgtgataaaaaattaatagcattaacaaaaatatttggAAATGTTATGGATGAtagtgataataatatgacAGAAAAGGAGCCTGTACAGAAACTTAAACTTTTCGATTTggatacatataaaaatatgtcATTAGATACAAtgttaaataatttaaatttgGATAAAGATGttctaaatatattaaaagataaaataaataatatcaatagaaatataaatgttacTATTTGTTCTACACCTATGGAGAAACAAATAGATAAAAttgaaaaagaagatattAATGCTCctaatttaataaattgtTTTTCTGAATTTATTAACTGGTGTGATAATAATCTTATTCAAATTAAattacaattatataatattgcTTTTTGTCTTTtattagaaatatatattttattattaactattaattatgaatatatagaaaatttCAAAAACcaatatttaaaaaaattttccGCCTACGAACCTGTAACAAAGTTCTTATTAACGTGTGTTAGTTTAACACAAATATTTGAGATATCATTAATACGTttcaaaaagaaaaattcAAAACATATTGTGCACATGACAAA ATTAGGCAAAAAATCACTCTTACAATACTTAAGTGTATATGAAGGTATTCCTTTGTACAATATAATTACAAccaaaataaaaattattgaaATTGATGATACAAAAAGgaattttaatttcttcTATGCATTTGTTTCTTCaaattttttctataaCGTGAAATTAACTTTTCCTGTGCAATGGAATTTACcttctatatatttaactAACGATGAAATCGTAGAG gatgaaaataaaaaatctCTAACGGAgaaagaacaaaataattatgtacctaatgaaaataatgatgcctattattattataaacatatattaaaaacaCAAGCAACTAATAGATTAAGAGTAACCAAAAAGAATATTCCAAGTATACTTTATTATTGCTTAAACAATTGTAATGACCTGACATGTGCAGAACTTTCTGGATATGACGGATCTTTAATTGCAACAGCACATTCaaataacataataaaattatggaatttaaaaaaatcCGAAATGAATAAAGTAATGAATGAGAAAATAGATATAGATGAAATTAATGAGTATATGGATGACGTTAGAAAACATGAATCTTATATAAATGGAAAGAAAAGCATACCATTAGAACTAGATGAATATAACAATAAGGGAGtatcaaaattatatggAAATACATTTAATGTGTCTAGTTTGTCCTTTGGTGAAACagataaaattttattatctgGTAATTTAAATggtgatatatatttatacagCACAAttagtaataaaaattatgtaaaatatgTAGGTGGACATACACCAATATGGTCTATAGACACACCCTTTTTAGGATACTTCTTCTCAACTGCGGAAGATGATGGAAatttaagaatatattCTACTAATAAAACATATCCATTCATTACATATAAGTATAATTGTCCGGTTAATGTATGtaaatatcattataacAATACGCTTGTAGCATGTGGTTATTATg aTAATTATGTACATTTATACGATGTTAGGATTAATTCATTCATAAAACgatttaaaaataattatccTAGCAATCACGGTGTGACCTCTTTAAGCTTTTCAAAGAATGGACGTTTTCTTTCATATGCAg GTGGATATACTAATAACCTAAACCTAATAGACTTGGCCATGGACAAATTTATTGAAGTagaacaaaaagaaaatatagGCATTAACATTAACTCATTTGACGAATTCAAATATGCAGATAACATTAGAAAGTCTATTGATGGATATTTAGAGAATGATCTTATGAACATTGATGAAAGGAAAAATGTATctgaaataaaaaaagacGACTTTAGTTTTTATGAAGATAAAATTCTAAATATCGATTTTAGTTATGACAACAATTTATTGGTTACTGCTTcttgtaataatattattgatttttataattgTTCAAAAG cATCACAAGAAATTAAAAGTACCATGGATAAAAAACgaattaaattaaataatacaaaagataaaaatagaTATGTTAAATTATCAAAATCTTTTGGTGTGCACTATTCGAATTTAATATCAGCTAAATTTACACCTGAAAATGCTCTTCTCTTATTTG GAATTAATACATTAATATAG